The Salinibaculum sp. SYNS191 genome has a window encoding:
- a CDS encoding mandelate racemase/muconate lactonizing enzyme family protein — MEITSVNQYHLRYGMDDSFRPAWKPGFEQTEHEVLLFELETDAGISGVATASGFAGRMDYLELAEMFLVSEDPREVESLVEKLDPLNLWGPRPWHFEVALWDIVGKDAGKPIYELLGGSADPIPAYASTGERQGPEERLAYVDERVDEGFEAVKLRCHGDDPSPDLDVARRIREAYPDLTLMMDANMGWSVPMVDVEKWSFDDALSVARELEDIGNVGWLEEPLDRRNYEGLARLREATDVPIAGGEFNNGIHHFREFIKQGSLDVLQPDAVLATGIKGGTKVAAMADTHGLEFAPHTWNDGLGFAANLHLLAATGARWCEYPLDPPGWTPEARDFLLEEPILAENGAVSPPDGPGLGVELDWDLIEELDAS; from the coding sequence ATGGAGATAACGAGCGTCAATCAGTACCACCTTCGCTACGGGATGGACGACAGTTTCCGGCCGGCCTGGAAGCCAGGTTTCGAGCAGACCGAACACGAGGTGCTGCTGTTCGAACTCGAAACGGACGCCGGCATCTCCGGCGTCGCGACGGCCTCCGGCTTCGCCGGGCGGATGGACTACCTGGAACTGGCAGAGATGTTCCTCGTCAGCGAGGACCCCCGCGAGGTCGAGTCGCTGGTGGAGAAACTGGACCCGCTCAACCTCTGGGGGCCCCGCCCCTGGCACTTCGAGGTCGCGCTGTGGGACATCGTCGGCAAGGACGCCGGCAAGCCCATCTACGAACTGCTCGGCGGGAGCGCCGACCCGATTCCGGCCTACGCCTCGACCGGGGAGCGACAGGGGCCGGAGGAGCGGCTGGCGTACGTCGACGAGCGCGTCGACGAGGGGTTCGAGGCGGTGAAGCTCCGCTGTCACGGCGACGACCCGTCCCCGGACCTCGACGTGGCGCGGCGCATCCGCGAGGCCTACCCCGACCTGACGCTGATGATGGACGCGAACATGGGCTGGAGCGTCCCGATGGTCGACGTCGAAAAGTGGTCGTTCGACGACGCACTGTCGGTCGCGCGGGAACTGGAGGACATCGGCAACGTCGGCTGGCTGGAGGAACCGCTGGACCGCCGGAACTACGAGGGGCTGGCGCGCCTGCGCGAGGCGACGGACGTGCCCATCGCGGGCGGGGAGTTCAACAACGGCATCCACCACTTCCGGGAGTTCATCAAGCAGGGCTCGCTCGACGTGCTCCAGCCAGACGCCGTGCTCGCGACGGGCATCAAGGGCGGCACGAAGGTCGCCGCGATGGCCGACACGCACGGGCTCGAATTCGCCCCGCACACCTGGAACGACGGGCTCGGCTTCGCCGCGAACCTCCACCTGCTCGCCGCGACGGGCGCGCGCTGGTGCGAGTACCCGCTCGACCCCCCGGGCTGGACGCCCGAGGCGCGGGACTTCCTGCTGGAGGAGCCGATTCTGGCCGAGAACGGGGCGGTGTCACCGCCCGACGGCCCCGGCCTGGGCGTCGAACTGGACTGGGACCTCATCGAGGAACTCGACGCGTCCTGA
- a CDS encoding CoA-acylating methylmalonate-semialdehyde dehydrogenase, giving the protein MPDTLSENDEVQNYVDGAWHTPSSTDGQAVTDPGTGEELAYLPFSDEDDLDAAVAAGNAAFEDWRQTAVEKRIQPLFRLKQLLDEHIDELAALLVREHGKTRDEARGEIRRGIQNVEVACGIPKMMQAGTLSHAAPDIDESAVREPLGTFVAITPFNFPAMISLWFLPHAVATGNSFILKPSEQDPLVTQRIFELVDRAGFPDGVVQLVHGGPDTVNNILEHDGIEGVSFVGSTPIARHIYETAAANGKRVQAQGGAKNHIIVTESADIEYAAEKTVSSACACAGERCLSNDVVVVEEAVYDEFADALAEKTREQVVGYGLDDGVDIGAIISEDHLDTLHGYVESGVEEGAELLVDGREVTVDDYDGTFIGPTLFGEVSPEMTIAREEHFGPIMGLVSVADFDEAVDVVNQSEFGNAASLFTDSGHKADRFKHEVEAGNLGVNLGTAAPMAFFSFGGRKDSFFGDLHAQGQDMINFYTDKTSYIERWPNQE; this is encoded by the coding sequence ATACCCGACACACTGAGCGAGAACGACGAGGTACAGAATTACGTCGACGGCGCGTGGCACACCCCGTCCAGCACTGACGGGCAGGCGGTGACGGACCCGGGGACCGGCGAGGAACTCGCCTATCTGCCGTTCAGCGACGAGGACGACCTCGACGCGGCAGTCGCGGCGGGCAACGCCGCCTTCGAGGACTGGCGACAGACCGCCGTCGAGAAGCGCATCCAGCCGCTGTTCCGGCTGAAGCAGTTGCTCGACGAGCACATCGACGAACTGGCAGCACTGCTGGTCCGCGAACACGGCAAGACGCGCGACGAGGCACGCGGCGAGATTCGCCGCGGCATCCAGAACGTCGAGGTGGCCTGTGGCATCCCGAAGATGATGCAGGCGGGGACCCTCTCCCACGCCGCGCCGGATATCGACGAGAGCGCCGTCCGCGAACCGCTCGGGACGTTCGTCGCCATCACCCCGTTCAACTTCCCGGCGATGATCTCGCTGTGGTTCCTCCCGCACGCTGTCGCCACCGGCAACAGCTTCATCCTGAAGCCCAGCGAGCAGGACCCGCTGGTCACCCAGCGCATCTTCGAACTGGTCGACCGGGCCGGCTTCCCGGACGGCGTCGTCCAGCTCGTCCACGGCGGGCCGGACACCGTCAACAACATCCTCGAACACGACGGCATCGAGGGTGTTTCCTTCGTGGGCAGCACACCTATCGCCCGCCACATCTACGAGACGGCGGCGGCAAACGGCAAGCGCGTCCAGGCCCAGGGCGGCGCGAAGAACCACATCATCGTCACCGAGAGCGCGGACATCGAGTACGCCGCCGAGAAGACCGTCTCCTCGGCGTGTGCCTGCGCGGGCGAGCGCTGTCTCTCCAACGACGTGGTTGTCGTCGAGGAGGCCGTCTACGACGAGTTCGCCGACGCGCTGGCCGAGAAGACCCGCGAACAGGTCGTCGGCTACGGCCTCGACGACGGGGTCGACATCGGCGCAATCATCAGCGAGGACCACCTCGACACGCTTCACGGCTACGTCGAGTCCGGCGTCGAGGAGGGCGCGGAACTGCTCGTCGACGGCCGCGAGGTCACCGTCGACGACTACGACGGCACCTTCATCGGCCCGACGCTCTTCGGCGAGGTGAGCCCGGAGATGACCATCGCCCGCGAGGAGCACTTCGGTCCCATCATGGGGCTCGTCAGTGTCGCGGACTTCGACGAGGCCGTGGACGTCGTCAACCAGAGCGAGTTCGGCAACGCGGCCAGCCTCTTTACCGACAGCGGCCACAAGGCCGACCGGTTCAAACACGAGGTCGAGGCCGGCAACCTCGGCGTGAATCTCGGCACTGCAGCACCCATGGCCTTCTTCTCCTTCGGCGGGCGCAAAGACTCCTTCTTCGGGGACCTCCACGCCCAGGGCCAGGACATGATCAACTTCTACACCGACAAGACCAGTTACATCGAGCGCTGGCCGAACCAGGAGTGA